In Seonamhaeicola sp. S2-3, the genomic window AACAGTTGGTGGCGCAGGTCCTGATGCCGTATGGCGTGGTTTGGCTACCCTAGCTGGTAGTTGGATTGGAGGAGGCGCTAATCAAGCGGCAATGCTAGAAATTTATAAGTTTAATACAGATAATTACGCAGGCATGGTCATTGTAGATATTGTTGTTGCCAATATTTGGATGGCTATTTTATTACTAGGAATAGGAAAATCAGAGAAAATTGATAAGTGGTTAAAGGCCGATAATTCCGCCATAGAAGCGCTTAAAATAAAAGTATCTTCTTATGCCGATAAAATATCAAGAAATCCATCATTAAGCGATTTTATGGTTATTTTAGGCATAGCATTTACCGTTGTTGGTATTGCCCATTTTGGTGCTAATAATATTTCAGAATTTTTATCTTCTAATTTTGAATCGGTTAGAGATAAATCCTCTGCCATGTCCTCATTTGGTTCTCAATTTTTCTGGATGATAACAATAGCAACGGCACTTGGAATTCTACTTTCATTTACAAAACTTAGACAATATGAAGGTGCTGGAGCTAGTAAAATTGGTAGTGTATTTATTTATATACTTGTGGCAAGTATAGGCATGAAAATGGATCTCACCAAAATTGTTGAAAACCCAGGTTTAATTTTTGTTGGCTTAGTGTGGATGGCAATACACGTTGGCCTATTATTTTTGGTAGCAAAACTTATTAAAGCCCCTTATTTCTTTTTAGCTGTAGGTAGTAAAGCTAATATAGGAGGTGCTGCCTCTGCTCCTGTGGTAGCTGCTGCTTTCCATCCTTCTTTAGCTACTGTTGGTGTTCTTTTAGCTGTTTTCGGTTATGTTGTTGGTACTTACGGAGCAATGCTTTGTGCTGAGTTAATGAAAATTGCTGCCAGTGGCTAGTATATAATTAATAATTATAAGATATTTGCGCTCAAACTAAAACCTAAAATGAAAAACATTGCATTCTTTATCCTTTCACTTTTAATTGTTTCTTGCGGAAAGGAAAAACACGACTTAATTGTTAAAACACATGTTAAAGGTCTAAAAAAAGGTATTGTTTACTTAAAAAAAGTGGTAGATACTAATTTAGTTACTGTAGACTCTGTTGTTGTTAATGGTAACCCTCAGTTTGAATTATATAGTGACATTGAATCTCCCGAAGTTTTTTACTTGTATTTAGATAAAAATAGTAAAGAAGAAGATAGAATTACCTTTTTTGCAGATAAGGGTATAACTGAAATAAATACAACACTTAAAAATTTTGCTTTTGATGCTAAAATTACTGGCAGTGAACAACAAAAAGTTTTAGAAGAATATTTAACTATTATGTCTAGATTAAATAACAACAATTTAGATTTAATAAAAGAAAAATTTGAAGCCCAAATAAAAGGTGATACAGCCAAAGTGAATAAAATAAAAAAAGATTACGATAACTCTATTAAACGTAAATATTTATATACTGTAAATTTTGCTTTAAATAATAAAGATAGTGAGGTAGCTCCTTACTTAGCTTTAACTGAAATATATAATGCAAAACTAAATTTCCTAGACACTATAAACAAATCGCTTACTCCAAAAGTAAAAGCATCTAAATACGGTAAAGAGTTAGATAAATTTATAAAACAAATAAAAGCGAAAGAATAGCTTAAAATTATTTAAAACAGAAAAGCCTTTCATTTTTGAAAGGCTTTTCTGTTTTAAGAGCCGATAGAGGGACTCGAACCCACGACCTGCTGATTACAAATCAGCTGCTCTAGCCAGCTGAGCTATATCGGCGTTTTAACGGGTGCAAATATAATAGCAATTATATAATTTACAAGAACAACTTTAAAAAAATTTATCCTAGTTTATTAATTTTTTCAATTAATGCTCTTCCTTTGGTTTCTAACTCATTATTTATTGCTTTATAGTGGGCTTTTGCATCATCAATATTTCTTGTGTTTACTTTGGCTATCAATTCATCAAATGTTTCAATAGCTTCATCAATAATTGCTTCACTTTTTTTGGTGTCTTTATCGGTGTTTTCATATTCCCAAACATACACTGCTTCAATTATATCTCCTAGTACATAATTGATATCTTTTTTAAGGTCTCTTACACTTGCCATTTTTTTAGTTTTTTAAATTTTAATAAATATAGGTAAATAAATAGAAAGAATTATTTGCCAGAATAGCTAACAAAATTTCTTGGGGTTTCATATAGTGTTATCTCTAAATCTAAACCAGACTTAATTCTTGGTTTAATTTTATTATAAATAACTATAGAAATATTTTCTGCCGTAGGGTTTAAATTTTTAAACTCCTTTACTTCAAGGTTTAGGTTTTTATGATCAAAGGCATCTTCTACTTCTTCTTTTATAATGTCTTTTAAAGTTTTTATATCTATTACATAGCCTGTTTCTTTATCAACTTCTCCTGTAACACTTACAATTATTTCATAGTTATGTCCATGAAAATTAGGATTGCTACATTTATCAAAAACCTCATGGTTTTTTTCATCACTCCAATCTTTTCGGTATAATCTATGAGCTGCATTAAAATGCCCTTTTCTACTAACTGTTACTTTCATTTTCAACTACGTTTATATGGTCATAGAATTTATCAAATATTACCTTAAACCACTCAGTATACAACTTAGGATGCAAGCTAATATCTTCTTTTACTGCCTTTAATGGCATCCATTTCCAACTGGCTACTTCTTCTTTATTTATTAATGGTTCGCCTTGATATTTCCCCAACAAAACATGGTCATATTCATGCTCTGTTAAACCATTATCAAATGGTGCTTTGTATATGAAAGAAATAGATTCTTCTAACTCTGTTACAAAACCCATTTCTTCTTGTAACCTACGCTTTCCTGCTTCAATATTGGTTTCTCCATCTCTTTGATGACTGCAACAAGTGTTTGTCCAAAGTCCAGGAGAGTGGTATTTATTAAATGCACGTTGCTGCAACATCAATTCGTTTTTATCATTAAAAATAAAAACTGAAAAAGCACGGTGTAAAACCGCTTTTTCATGAGCTTGCATCTTGGGCATAAGCCCAATTTGTTCATCATTTTCGTTTACAAGAATTACTTTTTCTTCTTTCATAACAATTTAATATCACTTAGTGATAAACAAAAATACCAAGTAATAGTTAATATATATAATGTTTATGAGAAAAACTAAATTTGAGGATGATGAAATATTAAATTATAAAGTATCTTTGCAGCCATTCAAGAATATCTATCCTTTTTATCTAATTTTGGTTTATTAATTTAATTGGTTATCCTTAATTTATTAATAACACCAATCATAAATTAATATTAAATATTCTCACAAAAAAAGGCATTCAAATTAATGAATACCTTTTTATAATTTCAATAATGTTTTTGTTTTACTCTTTTACTATTCTTTTTGTAAATTCTGTTTTATTAGTTGAAACCTTGATAAAATAAACACCCGATTTTAACGATGTTACGTTTATATCTATTGATTGACCTTTGTCTTGTGTTTTTGTCATTACTTTTTGTCCAACTGTGTTATAAACTTCAATAGCTACCAATCCTACATCTGTATTATTGAACTCTAAATTCAAAATACTACTAACAGGATTGGGATAAATAACAAATGATTCTGTTTGATTTTTAGTTACGCCCAAAGTAGCATTTACATTATTAACCATACTTTGCACTTCTGAGAGGAGAGCTGGTGAAGAAAAACTTTCTGGATTTGCATCTATATAATCTTGGTAAGCTGTTTCATTAGCTTCAATTACACCTGTTAAATTTTTAATTGTATTTAATTGCTCTACTGTAACTACAGAGTTTACAGTATCTGGGCTATCTGCTTCTAAGCCTATTTGCGTTAGAACTTCAATTCCATCATCATCTATAATAGCTACAAACCAACTAGTATTACTTGAATTTCCTTTTGTATCTGTAGCAATCAATGTTACATTATATTTATTATCTGCATCGTTATCTTCTGGATTTTCAAAGTCTCTAGCTACCATATTAACCACGCCTGTTTCAGAATTTACGGTAAATTTAGTAGCATCGTCACCACTTAATGTATAAACAACATTACCAATAGGAGCATCTCCAGACAATGAAGGTGTGATACTTTGATATGCGGTGTTTTCTGAAATTAACTCATTGGATATTGATGGCAATGAAAAACTAGCATCATCATTGGTTAGAGTTATTATAACTGTTTGATTTTCCAAAACATCAAATACATCATCTGAATCTGCATCCTTAACTGATACTGTTATTGTTGCTGAATCTTCAGTTTTAACTGCGTCATTTACGCCTGTTACTGTTACTGTTTGTGCTTGGTTCCAATTAGAAGTTGTGAAGGTTAATGTTGCCGTATCTACCATTGCTTCATCTGTATCGTCACTTGCTACTTCAATAACAACATTGCTTCTTGGCTGCACATCTAAAACTACGGTAAAAGTATCAGTATCTCCATTCTCATCTATGGTTAATGCCGATTTGCTTACTGTAAAACTTGGTTCTGTAAATGCTATTGATAAATACTGTCCATCTGAAGGGTTTATTTCTGCCCAATAAAAACTTCCATCATCAATCAAATTAACAACTGTATCAGTATTACTAAAAGTAGTATCATCAGACATCACTACTACAGGTATTACACTTGAAGGAAAATTATAGTATGCTTTAGGAATAGCAAAATAAACATTACCTACTGTTCCTGTCTCATCAACCTTCCAAACGCGAGACAATAGATTGTTTGAGCCTCCATTGTAACTTGATTCAAACGCTAAACTTCCATTATTATGTCCCATCATTATAAAATTTCCATCTCCTAAACTTGTACTTCTTAAGGCATCACTATTTGCTTCTGTAAAGTGTTGCGTAGTTGCTAAAATAGGGCTATTTACATTGTTCACGGAGCGCGAAACTTTTTGGTCTAAACCTGAGTTAGTATCTTCACCAATACCAAAAATATCAGTATTATAGCTTACATTTGTTGTTGCATTCCAGATGGTAGTTCCATTTGAACTCACATAATTTGTAGCTGTTGTTTGGTCTAGTGAAATTCCATATTTCAGAGCTAAATAGGTATTAACTTTCTGCCTTTCTACATTAGATAGATTATAGTTATAAATGATAATTTCTCCAATATCACCATCTAAATGATTATCACCATCATTAGCCTCTGAC contains:
- a CDS encoding DUF819 domain-containing protein; the protein is MNNQPLFTDDTIVFGLLMLTLGFVFYTSSSKNSFWKKFYKYIPALLMAYMLPGALTTFGIIAPEWTSVGDTGSIIKHKSQAYYVASRFLLPAALVLMTLSIDLKAIYNLGSKALIMFLTGTVGVIIGGPIAILIISMISPETVGGAGPDAVWRGLATLAGSWIGGGANQAAMLEIYKFNTDNYAGMVIVDIVVANIWMAILLLGIGKSEKIDKWLKADNSAIEALKIKVSSYADKISRNPSLSDFMVILGIAFTVVGIAHFGANNISEFLSSNFESVRDKSSAMSSFGSQFFWMITIATALGILLSFTKLRQYEGAGASKIGSVFIYILVASIGMKMDLTKIVENPGLIFVGLVWMAIHVGLLFLVAKLIKAPYFFLAVGSKANIGGAASAPVVAAAFHPSLATVGVLLAVFGYVVGTYGAMLCAELMKIAASG
- a CDS encoding DUF4369 domain-containing protein, whose translation is MKNIAFFILSLLIVSCGKEKHDLIVKTHVKGLKKGIVYLKKVVDTNLVTVDSVVVNGNPQFELYSDIESPEVFYLYLDKNSKEEDRITFFADKGITEINTTLKNFAFDAKITGSEQQKVLEEYLTIMSRLNNNNLDLIKEKFEAQIKGDTAKVNKIKKDYDNSIKRKYLYTVNFALNNKDSEVAPYLALTEIYNAKLNFLDTINKSLTPKVKASKYGKELDKFIKQIKAKE
- a CDS encoding 6-carboxytetrahydropterin synthase is translated as MKVTVSRKGHFNAAHRLYRKDWSDEKNHEVFDKCSNPNFHGHNYEIIVSVTGEVDKETGYVIDIKTLKDIIKEEVEDAFDHKNLNLEVKEFKNLNPTAENISIVIYNKIKPRIKSGLDLEITLYETPRNFVSYSGK
- the idi gene encoding isopentenyl-diphosphate Delta-isomerase, whose translation is MKEEKVILVNENDEQIGLMPKMQAHEKAVLHRAFSVFIFNDKNELMLQQRAFNKYHSPGLWTNTCCSHQRDGETNIEAGKRRLQEEMGFVTELEESISFIYKAPFDNGLTEHEYDHVLLGKYQGEPLINKEEVASWKWMPLKAVKEDISLHPKLYTEWFKVIFDKFYDHINVVENESNS
- a CDS encoding T9SS type A sorting domain-containing protein — translated: MKQILPKIFKVICITVVLSFFQQLNAQGIGPGGVSSGLSMWLKADAGFSENSSTDVEWQDQSTNNFILNSNLVSGSDGISAPNFNSNSINYNAGITFDGVDTGMSTAINTVNFNFSNWTVFSVQAIKNNTISNCIWHYNNDGKNDLALFIDPHGDGFNFAVNNVSDGIITSPTIDDGKPYLVVHTSNNSATSTFVNSDLVNTGSVTVPLPGNGAFMVGLDADGSEANDGDNHLDGDIGEIIIYNYNLSNVERQKVNTYLALKYGISLDQTTATNYVSSNGTTIWNATTNVSYNTDIFGIGEDTNSGLDQKVSRSVNNVNSPILATTQHFTEANSDALRSTSLGDGNFIMMGHNNGSLAFESSYNGGSNNLLSRVWKVDETGTVGNVYFAIPKAYYNFPSSVIPVVVMSDDTTFSNTDTVVNLIDDGSFYWAEINPSDGQYLSIAFTEPSFTVSKSALTIDENGDTDTFTVVLDVQPRSNVVIEVASDDTDEAMVDTATLTFTTSNWNQAQTVTVTGVNDAVKTEDSATITVSVKDADSDDVFDVLENQTVIITLTNDDASFSLPSISNELISENTAYQSITPSLSGDAPIGNVVYTLSGDDATKFTVNSETGVVNMVARDFENPEDNDADNKYNVTLIATDTKGNSSNTSWFVAIIDDDGIEVLTQIGLEADSPDTVNSVVTVEQLNTIKNLTGVIEANETAYQDYIDANPESFSSPALLSEVQSMVNNVNATLGVTKNQTESFVIYPNPVSSILNLEFNNTDVGLVAIEVYNTVGQKVMTKTQDKGQSIDINVTSLKSGVYFIKVSTNKTEFTKRIVKE